From the Hevea brasiliensis isolate MT/VB/25A 57/8 chromosome 15, ASM3005281v1, whole genome shotgun sequence genome, one window contains:
- the LOC110634530 gene encoding glucan endo-1,3-beta-glucosidase 7 has protein sequence MAFSRLIFLCLLLQAFFLIARSQSFIGINYGLLADNLPPPAATANLLQSTSIQKVRLYGADPAVLKALANTGIRIVIGAANSDIPALASDPNSATQWINANILPYYPASKIIIVTVGNEVLLSGDQNLISQLLPAMQNMENALKAASLGGKVKVSTVHSMAVLSQSDPPSSGLFNPSYQDTMRGLLQFQRENGSPLAINPYPFFAYQSDPRPETLAFCLFQPNSGRVDSGNGIIYMNMFDAQVDAVRSALNAMGFKDIEILVAETGWPYRGDSNEVGPSIENARAYNGNLIAHLRSLVGTPLMPGKSVDTYLFALYDEDLKPGPGSERAFGLFKPDLSMIYDVGFSKSSLTPSTPKTPSPSAKPTGAVWCMPKSGVSDAQLQASLDYACGQGIDCSPIQPGGACFDPNTVVSHAAYAMNLYYQNSGKNSWNCDFSQTAALTSKNPSYNGCLYPGGGS, from the exons ATGGCGTTTTCAAGACTTATCTTTCTCTGTCTCCTCCTTCAAGCTTTCTTCTTGATAGCCA GGTCGCAGTCATTTATTGGCATTAACTATGGTTTACTTGCTGACAACCTTCCGCCACCGGCTGCCACCGCTAATCTTCTACAATCGACGTCAATACAGAAAGTGAGGCTCTACGGGGCCGATCCAGCGGTTCTCAAAGCTCTTGCCAATACTGGGATAAGGATTGTCATTGGAGCTGCAAATAGTGATATCCCTGCTTTGGCTTCTGATCCCAACTCAGCCACTCAGTGGATCAACGCCAACATCTTGCCTTACTACCCAGCTAGCAAAATCATTATCGTCACCGTTGGTAACGAG GTATTGTTATCTGGAGACCAAAACCTGATCTCTCAGCTATTACCTGCAATGCAAAATATGGAAAACGCACTTAAAGCTGCCTCACTTGGTGGAAAGGTCAAAGTCTCCACCGTTCATTCCATGGCCGTCTTGTCTCAGTCTGACCCACCCTCTTCCGGGCTATTCAACCCGTCTTATCAAGATACCATGAGAGGATTACTCCAATTCCAGAGAGAAAACGGGTCACCTCTAGCCATCAACCCATATCCGTTTTTCGCTTACCAGAGCGACCCCAGACCAGAGACGCTGGCTTTTTGCCTGTTTCAACCCAACTCGGGACGAGTCGACTCCGGCAATGggattatttacatgaacatgttTGACGCTCAG GTGGATGCTGTGCGGTCTGCCTTGAATGCAATGGGATTCAAGGATATTGAGATTTTGGTTGCTGAAACTGGGTGGCCATACCGCGGTGACAGTAATGAAGTTGGACCCAGTATTGAGAATGCAAGAGCCTATAATGGCAATTTGATTGCTCACCTTAGATCATTGGTTGGCACCCCACTAATGCCTGGAAAATCTGTAGATACATATCTCTTTGCACTCTATGATGAGGATTTGAAGCCTGGGCCTGGCTCTGAAAGAGCATTCGGCCTTTTCAAACCTGACCTTTCCATGATATATGATGTTGGTTTCTCAAAGAGTAGCCTG ACTCCATCAACCCCCAAAACTCCAAGTCCATCAGCAAAACCAACAGGAGCAGTCTGGTGTATGCCCAAGTCTGGTGTTTCTGATGCTCAATTACAGGCAAGTCTCGACTATGCCTGTGGTCAAGGCATAGATTGCAGCCCAATTCAACCAGGAGGAGCATGTTTTGATCCAAATACTGTAGTTTCACATGCTGCTTATGCCATGAATTTATACTACCAAAATTCAGGCAAGAATTCATGGAATTGCGATTTCTCGCAGACGGCTGCACTCACATCAAAAAATCCCA GTTACAATGGTTGTCTGTACCCTGGTGGGGGTAGCTGA